A genomic segment from Barrientosiimonas humi encodes:
- a CDS encoding glycosyltransferase family 2 protein, which yields MTRASLVVPSYAGAERLPRLLDALAQQTHDDWEAVVVLDGEVDGSAQILRGRRDLPLRTVVLPTNQGRVAALNAGFRAADGEVLIRCDDDFEPAPHHVSAHVAAHERRECGVIGLPRNIAPDSAYLRTYGLDADERHRVAALSARPAERWRFWGGNTSVTREVFDRVGEFDDRYRGYGWEDVDFGYRVHRLGVPIDVVEATEVRHHMASVDTSTRAQRAFWSGQARRQFEAIHGPDVSAPPGPPTWWSRATDAVASRLDERRVARLGSAVDKALPALPTPVGRKAVALVVESSARAGFDNNEPR from the coding sequence ATGACGCGCGCCTCGTTGGTCGTGCCCTCCTACGCCGGGGCCGAGCGTCTCCCCCGGCTGCTCGATGCCCTGGCGCAGCAGACCCACGACGACTGGGAGGCCGTCGTGGTGCTGGACGGCGAGGTCGACGGCTCCGCCCAGATCCTGCGCGGGCGCCGCGACCTTCCGCTGCGCACCGTCGTGCTGCCGACCAACCAGGGCCGGGTCGCCGCGCTCAACGCGGGCTTCCGCGCCGCGGACGGCGAGGTCCTCATCCGCTGCGACGACGACTTCGAACCGGCTCCCCACCACGTGTCGGCACACGTGGCCGCGCACGAACGCCGCGAGTGCGGCGTGATCGGCCTGCCGCGCAACATCGCCCCCGACAGCGCCTACCTGCGCACGTACGGTCTCGACGCCGACGAACGACACCGCGTCGCCGCGCTCTCGGCGCGTCCCGCGGAGCGCTGGCGCTTCTGGGGCGGCAACACCTCGGTCACCCGCGAGGTGTTCGACCGCGTCGGCGAGTTCGACGACCGCTACCGCGGATATGGCTGGGAGGACGTCGATTTCGGCTACCGGGTCCATCGGCTGGGCGTGCCCATCGACGTCGTCGAGGCGACCGAAGTGCGGCATCACATGGCCTCGGTCGACACGAGCACCCGGGCCCAGCGCGCCTTTTGGTCCGGTCAGGCGCGGCGCCAGTTCGAGGCCATTCACGGGCCCGACGTCAGCGCTCCACCCGGCCCGCCCACCTGGTGGAGCAGAGCCACCGACGCCGTGGCGAGCCGGCTCGACGAGCGGCGCGTCGCACGGCTCGGCTCGGCCGTCGACAAGGCGCTGCCGGCGCTCCCCACCCCTGTCGGCCGCAAGGCCGTGGCGCTGGTGGTGGAGTCCTCGGCCAGGGCCGGCTTCGACAACAATGAGCCCCGATGA